CTTGAAAGGCTAATTTGAAAGCCTAAACATgactcaaaaacaaattcaaaaacccTTATTTGAAACACTAATGCTGGATTGTAACATGATCTCAAACTTCAACTCGAAACATTAACCCTTGAGACTTGAAACCCTGTCCACAAAACACTAATTCAAAAACCATAAATTGAAACCCTAGAATGAAACCCTAatgatgaattgaaatgcttATGTGGAACCCTAAACCATACTGAGCACCGtaatttcaaaccctaaccATGATATGAAATCTTAATTCAGAACACCTCTTTTAAACACTCCCTGATTTGAGGTTGAATACGGTGCCATTCCTGTCCCAAAGTAACAATTGGAGAGGCATCAAATGATGTGTGTGCTCTGTTGTTGGTACAAATACACAGGGTAAGGTTGTGGCTTCTAATCCAGTTGTTActcacaagaaaaagaaaaccaaccgCCTGAGCCCAACTCGTGACAAAGGCATGCTTTCATGTTGTTTACTTTCTGAGACTAATCACGTGTCAGCAGAAATGGAGTCCCATCAGACCAGGcaacgtttttttccccaaatcttCTGCTGTCAGATGCTTTCAAGATGTTAAACATCAGCCGAGTTATCAGATGTGATCGTCAATGTTCCACATCCTTGAGATGTTCTCATTCTGCATATATTCCACTTCCAAGGCAGTCTGGACATTTCTTCTTTGACCCCCTGCGATCGTTAAGGCATTATCTCCAGGAGAACTGCCACTAACAAGATATTTTCTGTTTGGattgtccaccccccccccccccccccccgacaattCAATTCTGTGAAGCCTCTCGTCTGTGTGGGGAAAATCCCCAAAGTGTCTCGGATTGTCCCGACGACAACCAGTCACTTCAATAGCATTGTGACACTCGATTTAAATTGGAGCATATTGTCATGGCCATGTCTGCAAGCCTCTGGAGTGACTGATTAGATGCCGCATTAACTCAGATAATGGCAGCGCACACCATTATCCAAAAGAAATACTGACAGTTCTCATTTCAGTAGTGAGGCACTCTTGtacaaacagtaaaaaaaaaaaccttctgcATGCTTTGTATCGGGTAAAATGTGGTAGCAGCTGGTAGAAAAACTTGAAAAGCTGTTCGCGGGTTTGCTGAACACAAGCCTGGAGGAAAAAATCTGGGAAAGACAGATTGTCAAAAGTTTGGGATAGTTTCACAAAATGTGTAATGTGGATCAAAACAATATGTTGGCAATCGTAAACACAGTGTAATGTATCAACATTAGACAATTCAATATAACCTACTAATTGCGAAGAAAACAAATCCATGATATTCTTATTTATACATGAGCCATGGCCACAACTAACACCAGGTCAATACGCAGACTGGCTAACAGTAGTGATGGGAAAAAAGCTTCCAATTTTCTTGATgactttgttgtattttttgattCCTCGATATAAGataaaaaaacctttattagtcttgcaatggagaaattcccaattcacagcagcaaaatataggagctgctggaaaggcagcctctctcgcagcgccattttgaagtcaaatacTGCATGGCACTGTTGGTTTAAATAAAGGGGTATTAGAATATGCATGTCGGTGTGCTTTTAGCCCAGTGGTGACCAGAGCGTGCCATCGATAGGAGACAAAAATATAATTGGCTcctgaagcaaatttgaagcttcattttcccatcactcgCGTACGGGCTAGTAATTTAACAGCCAGATAAGTCTCATTCGCTGACCCCCATGTCATTCACCAGACTGGGCCCCATGTGTAAAGCCATACAGTCCAACCTCAAGATGGCGACCCAAAGTGAACAAAAAATATTACCTGTGCCGCTCATCCACATCATTGAGTTTCATAATGCTAACTCAATTTTTATCCGATTAATCAATGTGGAAGTcagaaaaatattgtaaaaatattcaatagcAGTAGCCCTACATGCATTCTTAAATCGCTGCACAAATTAGCTTGTAACCATAAAACGCCATATGTTGGAAACCTAGTAAACCGATGGAtgctgaaataaaaaataaaatgtgttatctATATCtagattgcacttaattgaacagtgtacattgaaactgtaacatttattttgtgaatgcaaacactttgtttttcttattttttctatcttcccacaatcttgctgctgtagactgtaaatttccccagtgcgggacaaataaaggtcatcttatcttatcttgtgacCCCCAGGTACCCAAATTGTTAAATCATTATCCTCCATTTATAGCAAGACTTATCTTTTCACCAGCAAGAAATTATGCTGCATGTTTTGAAGAGGGTAAAAGTAGCACTATCTAGTGGAAAAACTGGAAAACCAGTAGTCCACATGGACATCTTAAAGCAGTGGTTCCCAACCACCAGGACCGGTACCGGGTCTTGGCCCGTTTGGGatcaggccacacagagacagaccTGCGAGATGTGATTATTTCAAATTCTAAAGCCTAATTATTATTCCTGATTGTGCCATTTCTTAGCAGTTcagagttattttattttacatttgttgtgCAGTAGAATAACAcagtttgaaataaattaatgttaaaatgttgaattaccggtactctttgTTGTCAGTAGCAGTGCTTTAAAGCTGGCAatttaagacgttctataactcggtggtggcctcggccatccattatggcattgtctgctggtcaggcatcatctcagcccgggacagaaagagactggagcgactggtcaggaaggccagttctgtcctgggttgctcccttgacactctggaggaggtgggcaacagaaggatgctaactaagctaaaagctatgatggccagtccctcccaccccctccagcccgccctgacagcacttggtagctccttcagccagagactgttacacccgcgctgcaagaaggagagataccgacgctcgttcctaccgactgctgtcaggctgatgaataaaaaataacaatcaaaataataataataattaaatgatgtgaaggaaaatcgtaaatagtactgcgatttatccatttgtgttcatattgtatttaattgaaagatgtttgttgtttttttttctctttctcctttcttctttctacatacattcttgctgctggaggctgtaaatttccccagtttgggacgaataaaggatatcttatcttatcttatcttaatttaaAACCAGTGAAAAATAATGGTTGCCCGTCCGCAAACAGCATGTACTTGTTTCAATCAGTCCATGAcataaaaaaaggttggggatcaCTATCCTAAAGGATTGCTTTATTTCATGTTACAGTAACATGATTGTGGGAATAAAAATGGCAGAATCAACAGGACATGTTTTAAACACAAATACCCTCTGGCAAATTTCACCAGAAATGGTTTCGAGTGAAATTAATGGCACAATCTGTGCTTAGGACCTCATAAGCATTCATTGTCGTGCATTTGTGATGAAATTGGTGTTCAAAACAAACTGGgtgaaatgtatttataaacTAATTTAAAGCCACGTGAAGGCATCTATTGAGCACTCTGGTGTCATTCGACGCATGCTAACACCTGCTTGGACCATCGCTGGCTCCTCAGTCGCGATTACATTTGGCTACAAGAACAAATTAGGGCTGTAAAATTGGCCCTCATGTCAAAAAATTCTAAGAAGGCCATATGTTATGTTTCTTGCAGCGTCTGTGTTCGCAGAAAATATGGGTTTCATCGCAGAGGACCTGACCACCATCAAGTCGCTGGATATTTTCACGCAGTGGCTGAAGGGTAATTGCCAACCTAATTACCGAAAGGTGAGTGTGCCGGTATTTTGATTAGCATTGGCTCCAGGCGTGCTGCTAGGAAAAGATATTGGGCTGCGAGCTTGACTGGCATGCTAATAATGATGTCGTTCATGGAAAGACATGGCTTGTTCGGTTTAGaagtgtttcatttatttgttttatcctGAATTTATACCTAAGAGCCCCAAGATAATCCTTAACTCTCTTATTACGATACAGGTCAAATCAACCAGTGTTAAagtttaatatactgtatatatctatatgtacatatacaatacaatacaatacaatacatgctgatttatatagcgctttcacaacagcggcagctgtaacaaagcgctttacaaaacagttaacataaagtaaaataataaacacaacacataacataaaacacggacagtcgtgcagtcctaaccacttttccgtcacacgctttgttgtttgaagcggtttgagatgaaagaggagagaatcaaagtgtcctttaaccagtggatcagagacgtcatgctcaaaatgtgcacacgtcggctacaagctaagtttcaaagtcaacaagaagctgtagcatccattgacgaaaaaagagattggttcacttctcctgtcccatggaaatccatttcaattccaagcggcaactcacggttccaaatacgcatcggcgctcttcgccaacgctcctctctcctcatcctcaacttcagcggccatccatccagccgcaccaacggcaactgtccaacagcgctgacatagccactgaacaaatcggggttgtgaaaaatgctgcccattactggcgcaaaaaacacaagcgccccaggtctgtccagcaccgacagtcaatggcgccgacattcctcccaatcaaaatctgtgctggtacaggcgtgctgccgagaaggcgcaaccaccaagcacagatactgctcctttgacgaatgtcgtggccaaaaagcgctgaaaacagtccatatcaggtccacacaatgaaacaacaaacaacatgtgacaaaacaaaagacaaaaacagcaaaaaagaacaaaaaagaacaaaaaagcaaggctcttgaagagcacttgccgaaggctgcctactcgggcgccatcttggaaataaataaataaataaataaataaataaatattatatatataatataatatatataatatataatataatatatgtatatatataaatatatatatctatatatacatatagatatatatatttgataATCAaacacatgctaaccagtcaatattttttcaatatatATCCATCCTCCATTGTCTGAACTGCTTGACTATATATTTCCTCACGAACTTAACAAACGTAGTTCAGCATTTTATCTCTATATCAGTATACATTTCAGTAGGTTTAAAAATTTAAGGGATTTTACTTTTGAGATTTTACAATGAACTAGAAACTAGAAAACCaatttaaaggggaaaaaaaattgagtttttgttgttggtggttTTAACATTGCGCAGCACTTTTATGATTTCAAATTATATTAATTTCCATCCAGAGTATCAACAGGATTAACAAAGCCAAATTGAAGACTCTTTCAGACTGCTTTCACCTTCAATTTATATGACAGATAAAAGCAGGTGATTTCCTTCTGCTTAGTGATGGAGCACTTAGGTGTAAATCCAAATTAGTATCAAACATACACAAATTTAATCAAGCAGCTGCAATAAAACCGAGAAGAGAGCAGCCAGCTTCGTGAAGTGTGTCACCGTGGACTGTTTTTACTTCAGTGAACTTTTCTTTGATCAGTTTTTCATTTATCAACATGAATGAGGCTTTTCAAACCTAATTGCTTTACTCAtacatataataaaaatataatcatgttattttctattttgcataaagaaaaaaaatcatatcctcagctgtttttttttccccctccagaaTGTTTTTCCCAACCCATCCAAATCATGTCCTCCCTACAAGCCGCAAGTGAAGCTGGAACAGAAAAAGCAACTTCCTGCTGATATTCGCTCCCACGACACCATAGGTGGGTTTCTTAGGGATTTGCATGACATGAAGTATGATATTTCCAGATTGTTCTGAGGACCTAAAATGCACACCTTGCTTCCATATTACACAGTGGCAAGATCAAGCTTAACCACCGGACGTCACTGATTCCTACTCActgctcctttcttctttttttgttttttaacatttctttGTTCAGGGTCCCAAACGTAACTATCCAAAATTCGCTCAGTAGGGCCCCAAAGGAAAGCATATTAACTGTAAATGTGGGTGGAATGGGCTATCGATACATATTACTGTATCTCATAAACCCAGGCACAAAATGTAACAGGAGCAGCCATTTTCGTTTGAAGCAGGCATTTTGGGCAAATTCCAGGGTTTGTAAAAAATCTTCTAGTGAATTTACCCATGCTTTTCAAGCGTCTGTATCGTGGTGAAAAATGTTAGTATTTTAGGAGTCCCACATATGTTTCCCCATAATTCACTTAGGGGTGCCCAGTTTGAAGTTCGAAAAATAGAACTCTGTACAGCAGTTACACACTCAACATGAAGTCAGCTATTTTGGGCGAAATCCAGGGCTTGCACTTTGGTAAACTCTTACTCCGGAATGTACCCAAATGATTGCAGCTTTAATTCCATTTGATTGATCTATTTATTATTTGCCAGGTATGATCGCATTTGATAAATATGGCCATGTGGCTGCGGGGACGTCCACCAATGGGCTCACTCATAAAGTTCCAGGGTATGTTAACTATTCTAACTGCAGTAGCAAATGTGAATGTTCAAACGGTATACTCAGACATTTTGTATCCCGATACACAGTCGAGTAGGGGACTCTCCTATAGTCGGGGCAGGAGCGTACGCTGACAGCTTGGCAGGAGCCGCCGCTGCAACTGGAAACGGGGACCTCATGATGCGCTTTCTGCCCAGGTAGCTTCCCTGTGTTTTTAGGTTGATTGTATAACAGTAAGAGTATTCAGGGggctgagagaaaaaaagactgcatTGGCCAAAACTGTCACGTGTGTACGTTTAGTTCAAGCTCCATTTGTTCTCCTATGATTcaggctttttctctcaaaatctatttttctctcttaagattatgttttgtttttattttaaaggaaATGGCAACAATTTTGCAAGCTGTCAATCATTGCTGTACGATAATAACTATcccaaaaatattcagaatgcaAATTTGCCCTTTTTAGTTTTTTAGTACTGCAAATTTTGGGGGGAGAGAAATAATGGTATtaatgtacaattttttttcctcaaaaatacagttTCATTATCAAACGATTTCAACCTTTTGTCTAAAAGAAAATAACTTAATTCCCATAAGATTGACTGAACTATTTTTGCAGgacgaaatatatatatttatatttttcttatatataatttttgttcccaaaatgggaaaaaaactcGTTATGACTTGACTGAAAACTATGATTACTGTCAAAAGATTACAACAGTTTTTTCTTAATTTACCACTGTCTATCTTAAAAGGATTCTGTTCTTGTAGAAATAACTTTACGTAACGGGAATTGCTTTGCTCAAAAATACAGTTTTACCCTCGAAATTACAAAACATTAACCTAGGAGTCATTCCATTAATTTGTCCTATGTAGAGTGTTAGCGCAGATTCCGCCTTGAGGGACAGCAATGCACCCCGAGCTTACTGCGACAGCACGGTTAGTAGCCTTGACAAGCCCTCGTTAGTTGGCCTGACACGATCCAATGCCACACTGCCGACAGTTACTTGGCGGTTGAGCTGATGAGGACCGGGATGGATCCCTCGGCAGCCTGCAAGATGGCCATTTCCAGGATTAAGAGGCATTACGCTGACTTTTTTGGGGCGATCATATGTGCTAACTCGACAGGCCATTATGGTGAGTTTTTGgattcacatacacacatggaTGCCAAACATGATTATTACTTATCTGAGAGACAATGTCCGGGACATCAAAACCAATCATTTGCTTTTGCTCTGTTTAAAAAGGTGCAGCTTGTAACAAGGTGGATGGATTTTTGCAGTTTCACTACATGGTGTCAAACGGGGAGTCCAACGCACCACTTCTCAAGTCAGTAgactgtttttaaatttttttttttaatcaaagattttGGAAAGATATTGACAGCATTAAAATAATAACTCAGGTATGGCTTTGTTTTAGTGtctttaatatatatttatacataaaATCTTTATAACTCATAATAGAGAGATGAAATATCCACAATGCACACCCATGATTGACAGGAATAAGTTAAATGCAGTATTATCCATAGATTCCATTTTTAAAGTCAATGTGGGGTTTTTGTCATTCAAACCTAATTTTGGTACTAAATTGACACTAAGAGCCTGGCAGGATAGAAACGCCAGGTCCACCCTCCACCCACTGGAAATAATTGCACTGTTTACCCTTTCGGAAGCCGCAAGTGTAGAAATTGCGGCCGTTGTTGGGGCCCAGCTTGAGCACAGTCCTCATCACGCACCGTTTTTCATGGTGACAGGAGGGAAAATGTAAGTCAGCCCACTAGAAAACCAAAATACAGGGAGATAttatcaaaaatgtcatttttaatggcTTGTATACAAATAACTTGTATTGTCTGCCcagccatcaagtgtgaaattaaacaaaagcGTGTCAGTGAGCGGGCTAGTCTGAATTGTGATGTCACACTTTTTAGATAAAAAGTAACTGTCATAAAATGTCTTTATCCAGGGTTCCTACAGGTTTCTTCAAATTCCATTTATGACTTCAAGACCTATATAAGAcacattcaccaaaaaaaaaaggcttttgatGGCAAATATATTTTCTGCACCTTTGAACtgataaaaatcaattttgaacGAAAGAGAAACAATTATTTCAGTGAGTGCATGCAAATGTATGTCTGCATGTGTAAGTGCACTGCACGCACGTTTTACACTGCAATCTGGTTTCACTTCGCTCGCTTTTGCGTAGACGCTTTCGCTGTggtgtggcatttgcatgaaGCGGACAATGTTTATGCACACGGAACCTCTTTGGATGGCTGCTTCTTACTGTTGTGCAGACCTCGTCATGGTGGAAGATTATTTCGCCAAAAAGCCgttaattgttttgatttcttcattGCTACCGGTTTGAATGCACTCACGACTAACTACACACTACTACACAATACGTGACATGCATTCCTCGCACTCTACTTCTATTTGCTCTGCAGCATGATCCTGGCTGATCACTTAACacacactgccacctgctggacagattttaaatgatttagaaTAAAGACAAGGGGAGCAATACAAGGGGTTTTCGAGACAAATTCATACATCACGGGGAGTGAATGAATTAATCTTTCAGTATTGCCATTAATGTGACATCCCAAAATTTTACACCTAAAATTACTTTcagaaaatgtgatttcttACAAGAAAGTCTGAtttcttgaggaaaaaaagctgCATCAGCAAAATCTGCAGTGTGAGAGATTTCTCACCTCAAAGAAGTTGCACTTTCCCTCCCGGGGCAGTGAACAGGTGTAAAACAGCCGTCCTTTATTCTCACCGTCCTTGTGGACCACTCGCAGGAGAGCTAGGCGACCATGGGACGCACACAAGGGGGGGATGGATGGGCTGGATTGGCCACGTTCCATCTCTGCAGTTGTGTGTGCACTAAACAGAGGAGACAACAGctataaaacaagaaaataaaccaATTTGGTTCTTGTAAAATGGCGTCTTTTTACTCAatatattgtgattttttttctctcaaaattgTGAATTGGTTTCTCCAGGAAAATACAACttcatttcttaaattaaaAGATTTTTATTAAAATACAGTGGACTCCCATATACTCATTGTTTGGCACCCGCAATTTTCCCCcctaatatttttaaatacagtaatcccttgtttatcgcggttaatggggaccaaaaccacccgcgataaaacgaaaatccgcgaagtagcatccaattaacataaacgggtaaaaaaatatatatatatttaaagtccgcaaacggtccgcaagAAGCTGAAAAACAACGCGTCACAtaaagcaacatatacagtactgtactccatgtatatgtaaaaaataaaataaaatgtatatattttttaatgtttgaaaaaatccgcgatgcactgaacccgcgataaacgaaccacaaagtagcgagggatccctgtatattttttttacaatttttggggTGAGccaacaaattgatttttttctttttttttttacagaaagtACTTAATGACAGCATATCttcgcttttaaaaaaaatagggtgttaaaaatgtttaatttccttttttccccctgcttcATTGCAATTATAATGGTCACCAATTATTTGCTGATTTTTGATATTTGCATGGCAGCTTGGTTTCTATCCTTCACGGATTGTGAGGGTctactgcaggggtgcccaaactttttggaccgaagatctacttttcgatcaactaacctcccggttCTACCCttagcgcgcgcgcacacacgcacgcgcgcgcgcacacacgcacgcgcgcgcgcgcgcacacgcgcacgcgcacgcacgcacacacacacacacacacacacacacacacacacacacacacacacacacacacacacacacacacacacacacacacacacacacacacacacacacacacacacacacacacacacacacacacacgcgccatgatgagaaacagcctgaaactgaggcatgtgatgcacttttgcagtctGTTAACTactgtagctcacacgtaccgttttaaagtgcttccctaagccctcctattctttgcctgtgccctcggtgaattgtacacgaagcaaactctgaatgagaaaaatgacgagcgcaacagctctgatcacaagctgcaattacagactgctgagcgctaacaacttccagtgacgtaatcacgcgccaccgtaaattcaagatttacctgctctattttatttttacatttttttttgtgaaaatgagactgataggatgattagggcgcagcatacattaacacaaaaaaaatattactaacatgtacaaagacacataaatgggtgtttgtgttttttctcctcgacacgcctcggatctacttgggacccgtcaTAGATCTacaggtagatcaggatcgacttacagggcacccctggtctacggtgtaattttattcttgtaattgggtgatattttttttttttgttttacaattttcctAAAATGGCACTTTTATcttgaaaatatatatctatattatTCAAGTAATATTACAACTTTAGTCTTGTAAAATTACATCTTTTTACTTGTGAGATTAtgccatgtttaaaaaaaacaaaaaaagactgtgTATTATTATGACAATTTTAATACGTttacgaccctagtgaggatatgtGGTCCAGAAAGTGAATGGACactaaattttttttctccctccccaaaaaaagtctttaaatGGGAGATATTTGCTTGGAGtctttttatgtaaaaaaaataaataaataaaacttctTATTCTGACTTCCTAAACTTTTCTGCAGCCCCAAAAAGTGATTTTGGTCTTGTAATTTCTGATTAACCGTCTCAATTGTAACATTTTTAATAAGAGAAGAAAAATCttattctgtcaaattttattcTCGGAATATTGCAACTTTTATGCTTGTGTGTGATGCACACAGGAGGGACCGGCGAGACTGTGATGTGTGGCTAGTGTTGTCTGCGCCCTAAAAGAGGAGCTGTCTTGTTAAGGTGGAAATGAcctgaaaacaaaacttgaGTACCCTCTGGCTAGGGAagcttttattattgttattcatGAGCGAGTCACTCACCCCATCTTGTTAGAGGGACCAGCATCAATTCTCATTTTCTTGCATGGCTGACTGGATGAGGCCGGCGTTCTCCCACGAGACAGCTCAGGCGCCTTGCTCAAGTCGGAGAAAAGCAAGGTGGATGTCCCGAAAGCAGAGCGCCAGTTCAGTTTGCGCTCCTCTTGGGGTTTTGTGAAGGCAGTGCAGGGATACCGCACCAGATCTGTGGAGGAGGGCGCAGAGGTGCCCTCTTTGTGGACTGCGGAGGAAGTGATAAAGAGACATTTCATGATTATTCTGAGGCTCCACTCATAAAACATAGCTTGTTAAATGCACGCTTTTAGAACATAAACAATACTGTCGACCACTTTTATGTACTCCTGCAAGTCCAGTTCACCTCACAATTGCCTCTTCTGGGCAATTTCAATGCAtttgaacatgaaacaaaaaaatgctgtaaaaatgttatATCCCCATTATATAGGGAGCAAAATGATCACAACAGCGATTGGGCTAATTGGCGTGGTATAAGGCAAAGCATAAGGTACAGGAATGTAAAACGAATGCCACATAAAGAACATTTTAACAATATAAAAGTAATAGttggaaaaatacacaaatactgcaaaaacaaatacagtacacaagtATTTGGGGAAAATTcagacccccccagcccccaataaataaacacatgcaAAGATCAGAAAgggggcaaatattttttttcatggcactgtatATGTGAAGTACAGGTACCTTGCTTCAGATTCCTGGAAAGaacctgaaggaaaaaaaaactccccaaaaTGACTAAAATGCCCCTCAAATGGGGGCATTGATTGTTGCTTGCTCtcccagagaaaaaaaagtcactttgatCCCTGTAAGtgctttgaaaaatggatgcatggacatCAGGTAggacataacttttttttcaagaaccGCCGCTTCCTTGTTCATCAGTCAGAAGTCTTCTTTAATTGGCTACATTCCGTTAATGTCACAATTTGCGCAGTCAAATGGTTCAAGTTAAGAATACTCTGCTTTTCCCGCACACGCAAAGATTTTTCGTCAAATGGGCACGTTCAATATTTGAAAAGGAAGTGAGGTTAAAACTTTTGAATTTTTGAATCGGCCACAGTCAATTAGTTTTACCCGGAGCTCTGGGCGTGAGGCAGGCGTCACAGCTTTTGGCAGCAGACTGGTTGAGGAGGGTGCATAGGTGACACGCCCAGTCCTCTTCCTCCCTCTTTGCCACATTCTCATTGGCTGCTCCCCCACTGCTTGCCCAGGCAATCAGGGTGTTCCTGACAGGAAACatgaaaaatggaacaaaataaaacttttaaaCAGCTTTCaaatacttattttattttgttctatttATTTACTTCAGCTATTCTAAGAATAATGACCACATACTATTTAATACTATGAAAAAGACATATCAAAAAGAATAATTTAATAAAAACTATGTAATATGTTCATAAtagaaacattttcagaaaataatgtgaaattcacagATGTAAAAggggcagaaaaagaaaaatatttgttcttaaaaaacattgcccccccccccaaaaaaaaacggacatctGTGGTCattaattgtgtttttgtgatgtGGATGGCACAGGCTGTGTCCTCCGAAGGCCGCATTTTATACCGCATGACATGACTTTCAGCACAACTCGACAACACGTGGTTCCAAAATTATAGAAAGGCAATTCGGATTGGTCCTCCTCATGTAGCCTCCATGGACCACATAAATTACCGAATTTGGAAACCACGTGCAGTTCAGTCACGCTGGAAGTGATGTCATGGGGCAGAAAATGCGGCCTTCTaaggaccatccatccatccatt
This window of the Hippocampus zosterae strain Florida chromosome 1, ASM2543408v3, whole genome shotgun sequence genome carries:
- the aga gene encoding N(4)-(beta-N-acetylglucosaminyl)-L-asparaginase, with the protein product MPTSLIFFTLICPLVSGKASRPLVINTWNFKNATAAAWAVLQSGGSALDAVETGCNRCQEEQCDGSVGYGGNPDESGETTLDAMIMNGNTMEVGAVADLRRIKNAIGVARAVMERTQHTMLVGESASVFAENMGFIAEDLTTIKSLDIFTQWLKGNCQPNYRKNVFPNPSKSCPPYKPQVKLEQKKQLPADIRSHDTIGMIAFDKYGHVAAGTSTNGLTHKVPGRVGDSPIVGAGAYADSLAGAAAATGNGDLMMRFLPSYLAVELMRTGMDPSAACKMAISRIKRHYADFFGAIICANSTGHYGAACNKVDGFLQFHYMVSNGESNAPLLKSVDCF